A single window of Aneurinibacillus sp. REN35 DNA harbors:
- the grpE gene encoding nucleotide exchange factor GrpE, translating into MSEENKKNAETAEEIQEQEIDESIVSAEAQGDEQAKTAEAAELSREDELLAEIEQLKAEKEEMHNKYLRAQADLQNFRTRVNKEKEQMLQYSSQRAMEALLPVVDNFERAIEASQDAQDPNSLREGIEMVFRQLQQVLEQEGVSTVPGVGEPFDPNMHQAVMQEASSEYESGIIIEEFQKGYRLKDRVIRPSMVKVSS; encoded by the coding sequence GTGTCAGAAGAAAACAAGAAAAACGCCGAGACGGCAGAGGAAATACAGGAGCAGGAGATCGATGAATCGATAGTGTCCGCTGAAGCACAAGGCGATGAACAAGCAAAAACAGCAGAGGCGGCTGAATTGTCGCGGGAAGACGAACTGCTGGCGGAGATCGAGCAGCTCAAAGCTGAAAAGGAAGAGATGCACAATAAATACTTGCGTGCACAAGCTGACCTGCAGAATTTCCGTACGCGTGTGAACAAGGAGAAGGAGCAGATGCTTCAGTATTCCTCACAACGTGCGATGGAAGCATTGCTGCCGGTTGTCGATAACTTCGAGCGTGCCATTGAAGCGAGTCAGGATGCACAAGATCCGAATTCGCTCAGAGAAGGCATTGAGATGGTTTTCCGCCAGCTGCAGCAGGTACTTGAGCAGGAAGGTGTAAGTACAGTACCGGGCGTGGGTGAGCCGTTCGATCCGAACATGCACCAGGCTGTGATGCAGGAAGCAAGCAGCGAGTATGAGTCTGGAATTATTATTGAGGAATTCCAGAAGGGATACAGGCTCAAAGACCGTGTCATTCGTCCTTCGATGGTAAAGGTAAGCTCCTAG